The Cyclobacterium amurskyense genome contains the following window.
CTTGTCGTAGGTTGATATAACGTCCTCCTCCGTAAGTTTCATCGGCACTTGTTCCGTCGGCAAAAGCCAGGAAGAAGTTTCTCAAATCATTTTCATCCTCTGCCTGTAGCAAAAGAAGTCTGATTGTTTCGCCTTTTAATTCAAATTCTACAAAAGAATGCCTGATATACCTTTCTAAGGTCCCATCAGTCATAGGTATTTCCACAATTCTTTTGTTTTGAACAGGTACAAGCCTCCCTCTTACTTTATAAGCCGGGTCAATTGGAAAAAAATCCAATGAATCAAGTTCTTTTTTTTGTTCTTCCTCTAATGGCGAATCAATATTGAACTTCAGAAACTTAAATTGCCGCTCTCTTTCTGCCGCTATATTTTCTTTATAAAGCTCGGGATCCGTTGTACCTGTAAAGGTATAGATCAGTGAACCAAGGACTACCGTACCCACTAAAGCCAGTAATAAATAATTTTTATTCATAGTAATTTAGATCATGCTTTCATCTGCAAAGCTAAAATAGCCAACATCTGTGAAAATTACATGATCCAACACCGGAAGCTCTAAATTTTTACCCACCAAGCAGAGTCTTTTAGTGAGACTAATATCTGCTGAAGATGGTTTTAGGTTCCCTGAAGGATGGTTATGAACCAAAATAATGGCACTTGCTAAATTTTCCATGCCGTATTTAAAAATCAATTTAGGATCGGCGATAG
Protein-coding sequences here:
- a CDS encoding DUF1684 domain-containing protein produces the protein MNKNYLLLALVGTVVLGSLIYTFTGTTDPELYKENIAAERERQFKFLKFNIDSPLEEEQKKELDSLDFFPIDPAYKVRGRLVPVQNKRIVEIPMTDGTLERYIRHSFVEFELKGETIRLLLLQAEDENDLRNFFLAFADGTSADETYGGGRYINLRQDGSSSITIDFNLAYNPYCAYNPDFACPIPPRENILEIPIRAGEKNYDK